AAACCTGCTGGGACTGGTGGACTATGTGGCCACGGTGTCCGGAGGCGGTTATGTGGGCGGGTTCTGGACCGCCTGGCGGCTGCACTCCGCCAAAGCCGACCCGACGGCCGCCCTTCAGTTTCCCGAACCGACGCCACAGCATCTTGCCGTTAGCGGCAACCCGGCGTCGTTGCGGGACGGGCGGGAGCGTCCGGAAATCCGGCATCTCCGCGAATTCAGCCGGTTCCTGATGCCCCGGCTGGGTTTGTTCGAGGTCGAGATGTGGAATGGCGTGGTGGCGGTCCTGGGCGGCCTGATGCCCTCGTTGAGCTTTGCCATCGCGTTTGCCGGGGGTGCCTGGTTGCTCTGGCTGCTCATGGTCGCCGCGACGGTCAGCGTGCCCTGGTTGGTCGCCGGAGTCGTGATGGCCGCGGCCACGTTGGGGATCCATCAGCTTGCCGAACGCGCCTGGCACGCGGTCCACCCGGCCGAAGCGGAGGAGCTTGGGGATGACTCGGTCCGCCGCCTTGCCACCCTCGCCGCAGTCCTTTCGGCCGGGCTGCTGGTCCTGTTGCGGTGGCTCTGGTTGCGCATCCCGGCCAACGGCAGCCGCGTGTTTTCCGGCACCGCCGGAATTGCCGAGGCGGCAGGCCCCTGGATTTACGCCGCGGCGGCCGCATGGGGCATCGCCGGAGGCCTGCTGCTCGCCTTCCGCTTCATCCATCTTGGGAATCCGGACTCCCGGGAACCGCGCCTCTATTTCTCCAGGGCGTTGGATCGCACCATTGCACGATGCCTGGCCCCGGCATTGGTGTGGGCGGGGCTTGGACTGCTGTGGCAGCTGGCGGTGACGTGGTCCAAGGCGGGTGACCGGTGGATCGGCGAGCACGGCGGCGTTACCGGCGGCGCCGCAGTGGGCCTGGGGGCCACCTTTGCCCTGCTGCGGCGCTGGTTGGAGACGTCGGTCAAGGATGCCGGCAAGTCCGGGCTGCTGGACCGGCTCAAGCCGCTGCTGCCGCAATGGATCGCCAACGTGACTGTGGTGGTTTTCTTTCTCTTCCTGGCCCAGTTGCTGGTGGGTCTCGAGGTCAACCGTCCCGGCATGTGGCTGGCCGCTTTTGCGGTCTGTGCGGGGCTGGTGTTCCTCATCCTGAAATGCCTCGATCCGGCGCGGATCGGACTGCACGACTTCTATCGCAGCCGCATCGCGCGCTGCTTTCTCGGTGCAGCCAATCCCGATGCCCTCCGGCAACCGACGCCTCCGGACTACAATCGGCAGACCCACGAGCGCCGGCGCGATGATTTCACCCTGGGCGCCCTGCAGGACGCCACACTCCGGGCCGCCGCGCCAGACGCCAGGGGTTCGCCCCTCCCGTTGCGGCCAATTCATCTCGTTTGCTGCGCCGCCAACCATCTCAATGGCGACCCGCTGTCCAGCCTGTATCGAGGCGCCCGGAGCGCCGTCGTCTCGCAGCGCGGACTGAGCCTGGGCGACCAGACCCGCCAGCTTCCCGCGTTGTCCTTTGCGGCCGCACTGACCGCCTCGGCCTCGGCATTCAACTCGCAGATGGGCGCCATCTCGATGTCGCTCGGCCCGGCGGTCACCTTCCTCATGGTCGCGCTGAACCTGCGGCTCGGGCTCTGGCTGCCCCACCCCGGCGGCAACCGTCCGATGGTGCCCACGTTTCCCGGACGGCTGTTTCTCTGCGAGCTGTTCGGATGGACCAACGCCGCGCCCCCCTCCGGACCGGACACCACCGCTCCGGATTACGTCCACCTCTCCGATGGCGCGCATTTTGAGAACTTTGGCTTCTACGAACTCATCCGCCGTCACTGCCGGTATGTGATCCTCTGCGACTGCGGTGCGGATCCCGAGAACACCTTCGACGACTTCGCCACCAGCCTGCGGCGCGTGCGCGAGGATTTCGGGGTGGAGGTGGAGATTGACTTTGCGCCGCTGCGGCCGGGTCCGAACGGCCTGAGCGCCCAGCACGTGGCGGTGGGCACGATCCACTACGACGGACTCGGCGGCGCGGACAAGGGCACGCTGCTCTATGTCAAGCCGGTGCTGACCGGCGACGAGCCCTGTGACGTCGCCCAGTACCGCACCCTGAACCCCGAGTTTCCCCAGCAGACCACGGCGGACCAGTTCTACGATGAGGCGCAGTGGGAATCCTACCGGCGGCTGGGCATGCATGCGGGCCATGTGCTGTTCCGGTTTGCGGATGAAGTCCCGCGGGACCACCGGATGGCCGCCGAGCGGGTCTTCTTCAGGGCGTCGCGCCTCTGGAAGCCCGGATGGCGCGATTCGAGCGATGAACTGCTGGCACTGGCCCAACGCGCCGCGTCCCTGGAGGCTGCGATCCGGGACGGGGCTCCGCCGCACCTTCGCGCCGAATTTTTCCCCGAGGTCTTTCCCGAGGCCGCGGTTCCGCCCCCGTCCCCCGATGAGGAAGCGCGGACTTTGTTCTACTTGATGCAGGTCGCCCAGCTGATGGAGGACGCCTGGTCCCTGTGTCATCTCGGCACGGAGGCCCAGCATCCGGTCAACGAGGGCTGGATGGCGTACATCAGCCGTTGGGCCGTGACCCCGAGCCTGCGTCGCTGGTGGCCATTGCTGGCCTCGATGTACTGTTACGATTTCCGGAAATTCCTCGGTTCCCGCTTCCAATTGGGCGTCGGGCGGGAGCCCGGCCACCCGCCGCAAACGCCTCCGAGGCTGACGCTGCACCCGGTGGACCGTCCGGATCCCGCGGGAATGGCCTGGCGGGAATGGACCCACCGCGGCCTGCAGTTTGCCCACCAGGTCCGGACACCATCGGAGCCGGCGCCACAACGTCAGTGGTTCGAACTGAGGTTTGAAATGGCTCCCCTCGCCGGACAGGCCACCGGAACGGTCCTGCAGGTGGGCTTTGTTCCCGTGGAACGGTTCAGCGAGGACGACGTGGCCGTGGCCCGGCTGGCGGCCGGTGACTTCTTCATTCCCGACGCCCTGCACGGCTGCGGTTTTATTGATGTGCAGCTCGACGCACTGATCGGGCACTTCAAATCCGGCGGGGAGGTACGGGAAATGCGGGTCACCTTTGACACCTCGGACCGGCGGCGTGACCCAAACTCGCGCCTGAAGCGGGTTCACTGGATCGGCTTCTTCAAAAGCCGCCATTTTGCCTACCGACGCCGTCCCGGCGCCCCTGCCGGCTCCGAAATCGAGGAGTTGTCACGCGACCTCCGCGACACCGGATAGCGGCCCGCCTACCCAAAATCGTGGGATCCAGCGGTGCGGAGCCGGGCAATCTCAAGGGCGTGGATCCGAACCGCCTGCACATGCGTGGTGCCCTCCCGCTGCTGCACGCGCCCCTCAATCCGCAGAAACGGCTCGCGGGTGATCTTGAGCCGCTCCCGTTCAAACAACCCGGGCGCGACGATCACGTTGGCGATGCCGGTTTCGTCTTCAAGGCTGACAAAGCAGACGCCCTTTGCCGTGCCCGGACGTTGCCGGCAGATGACCTGTCCGGCGACCTCCACCCGGAGACCCTGCGGCGCCCGCCGCAGGGCCGCGGCGCTCAGCACGCCCGGCAGCGCAGGTCGCAGGGGCTCCATGGGATGCGGACCCGTGGTCAGCCGCAGTCCCGCATAATCCGCCTGGATCCGTTCCCACGCATCCATGGGACGCAGCGGCGAGGCCTCTGCGATCTTCCCGGACGCGACACCGTCCAGCAAGTCGTCGGGTCGCACCTCGCGCTCCACATTCCAAAGCGCCGCACGCCGGTGCGGAGCGAGTGCATTGAGGGCGCCGATGGACGCCAGGGTGCGGCGCTCGTCCCGGGTGAATCGGGTCCGTCCGAGAAACTCGCTGAGGGAAGCAAACGGCACCCGTTCCCGCGCGGCCAGCATCTGGTCTGCCGCCCCGCGGGACAGTCCGTCCACCTGCTGCAGGCCGAGGCGCAGGTGGCCGTCCTCCTCGATCACCGTCTCCCACCGGGACCGGACGACGCAGACGGGCCGGCAACGGATGCCGTGGCGCCGGGCGTCACGGATTAGTGTCGCGGGGACGTAAAAGCCCATGGGCTGCTGGTTCAGCAGGGCGCAAAAGAACTCCGCAGTCCGGTGCACCTTGAGGTAGGCGCTGGCATAGGCGAGGAAGGCAAAGCTGATGGCGTGCGACTCGGGGAACCCGTACAGCGCGAACGACCCGACGGCCTGAACAATGTGGTCCGTGACCGCCGGGGCCACGCCGGCCCGCTGCATGGCCGCCCGCAAACGAGCCGTGGCGCGCTGCATCCGCTCGTCGGAACGGTGGAAGCTCATCGCCCGGCGCAACTCCTCGGCCTCATCCCCGGAGATGTCCGCCAGGGTCATCGCCATGGCCAGCATTTGCTCCTGGAACAACGGCACCCCAAGGGTCCGCTCCAGGACCGGCTTGAGCCGCGCCTCGTCGCCATAGTAGGTCACCGGTTCCTCCCCGTTGCGCCGGCGCAGGTAGGGATGTGCCAGGTCCCCCTGGATCGGACCCGGACGAATGATCGCGACCTCAATGACCAGGTGGTAGAACGTTTCGGGACGCATCCGCGGCAGGGTCGCCATCTGGGCGCGGCTCTCGATCTGGAACACGCCGATGGTGTCGGCGCGGCGGATCATCTCAAAGGTTGCCGGGTCGTCCTCGGGGAGTCGTGCCAGGTCCACCGGACGCCCCCGCGCCGCGGACAGCGTCACGGTCTCCTGCAGCGCCGCCAGCATACCCAGGCCGAGCAGGTCCAGCTTGATGATCCCAAGGTCCTCGCAGTCGTCCTTGTCCCACTGGGCCACCACCCGCCCCGGCATGGAGGCATTCTCCAGGGGCACGAACCGGTTGAGGCGGTCCTGGCCGAGAATCATGCCGCCGGAGTGCTGTCCGAGATGCCGCGGCAGACCCCGGATCTGTCCGTAGAGCGTGGCAAATGCGGGGGCGGCCGGGTGGGCTTTGGACAGCCCTGCCGTCTCCATCTGGCGCAGCAGATCCAGGGTGTGCGGAAAGTCGCCGCTCGCAAACAAGGCCGAGAACCGTTCCAGCACATCGGCCGGCAGTCCCAGCACCTTGCCGATCTCCCGCGCGGTGCTGCGTCCGCGGTAGGTGATGAAGGCGCCGGTCATGGCCGCGCCGTGCGGGCCGTAGCGGCGGTACACCTCCTGGATCACCTGTTCCCGCCGGTCGCCGCTGGGGAGGTCGAGGTCAATGTCGGGCCATCCCTTGCGGGACTCGCTCAGGAACCGCTCGAACAGGACGTTGAATCGCACCGGGTCCACCGCCGTGATGCCCAGGCAGTAGCACACCGCGCTGTTGGCGGCGCTGCCGCGTCCCTGGGCGAGGATGTCCCGCTCCCGGCAGTACCGCACCAGGTCCGCCACGATCAGGAAATAGCCCGCAAATCCGAGACGTTCGATGAGGGCGAGCTCCTTGTGGAGCAGCGCCTGAACCTTGTCCGGAACCACGCCACCATACCGGTTTCGCGCGCCGCGCCAGGTCCAGTCCCGCAGCACCCCTTCCATCGTCTCCCCGGAGCCCACCGGAAACCGTGGAAACTCATACCCGAGGTCCCGCAGTTCGAAGCGGAGCCGGTCGGCGAGCCGCACCGTGTTCTCAACCGCTGCGGGCAGATCCCTGAAGAGCCGCCGCATGAGGTCCGGCGACTTCAGGTGACGTTCGTCATTGGCGGCAAGACGCCTGCCCGCCTCGCGCAGCGTGGTGTGATGGCGCAGGCAGGCGAAGACGTCCATCACGCGGCGCCCCTCCGGCGTGGCGTGCAGAACGCCGTTGGTGGCCAGCAGCGGCAGCCGGTGACTTTCAGCCAGGGTCGCCAGCGCGCTGTGGACACGGTCCTCGCCGGGCAGGAAATGGCGCTGGACCTCGACATACACCCGGTCCGGACCAAACGCGGCCTGAAGCCGGCGCAGCACCTCACCCACCGCCCCGCCATCCGGAGCGTGCAGCGCCCTCCGGAGCGGCCCCTCCTCGTCCCCGGTCAGCGCTACCAGTCCGTCGGCGAATTCCGGCAGTTCATCCCACCGAATCGTTCCAGCCCCCTTGGACGACCGCAGGTGGGCCCGGGTGAGCAGGGTGCAGAGGTGGTGGTAGCCGGTCCGATTCTCAACCAGCACCGGCAAGACCGAGCCGTCCTCAAGGACCAGCTCGGCTCCGAAGACCGGTCGCACACCGACAGCCGCGGCAGCCGGGCTGAACCGGGGCGCGCCGGAGACGCCCATGCGATCGCAGAGCGCCAGCACCGGCAGCCCCTGTTCCCCGGCGGCGGCCGCCAGCGACTCCGGCAGCGAGCCGCCCCGCAGGAAGCTGAAGGCGCTCCGGGCATGCAATTCGACGTAGGGGGTGGCCATGGGGAGTCCCGTTCGAATTCGCAGAGCTCACTCCCTCCCGCGCTCAGTCGGCCACGGCATCCGCAGTCCACGCCCCGTCCCGACAGACCAGACGCCACACCTGATGATGCCGGATCTGGACATCCCAGGATTCCTCCCGCCAGCCGTCCGCCTCCCACCAACCACCGGACAGCCGCCGCGGGCCGAGCGCCAGGGTGATCCTGCCGGAAACCACTGGACTTTGGACGGTCCGGGGCTCGGGGGCGGGATCCGCATCCGATGGCTGCAGGGTGACCGTGGCGGGGAGGGCCGGACGGCAGCGCCGCATCGGGGTGGGCCGGAGCCGGTCGTTGCCGCGGGCTGCCGGCACCGTCGGAGCGTTCTCGAAATCCGGCGGCAGCAACCGGAAAGCACCCGGCCGGTGCGTCTCCTCCCGCACCGGAGTGCCCACACGGTCGGCACCGACCAACGCGCTGAGACGGGCCAGCGTTTCCTGGAACTGATTGGGATCCCGCAGGGCCGCCTCAAAAAGGCTGAACTGATGCTGCGCGGGACGCGCAGGGTCGGCGCGAAGCCCCACCCCGGTGATGGGGGCGTCGGTCCGAACCCCCTCCAGGTGCGTGTGCAGCATCCGGAAGAGCGACCCGGCGGCCCGGGTCGGCTGGGGCACGCGCAGGCATCGCTCGAGCACCGCACCGGATTCGAGACGCAGGCTGAGGTGCAGGGCCTCGGCCACCCGCCCACAGGCCTCCAGCCGGCATTCGATCTGCCCGGCAAACCGGCGCAGCACAAACAGCAGCGGCTCCAGGGTCTCCACCGGCAGCTCCAG
The Verrucomicrobiia bacterium genome window above contains:
- a CDS encoding error-prone DNA polymerase codes for the protein MATPYVELHARSAFSFLRGGSLPESLAAAAGEQGLPVLALCDRMGVSGAPRFSPAAAAVGVRPVFGAELVLEDGSVLPVLVENRTGYHHLCTLLTRAHLRSSKGAGTIRWDELPEFADGLVALTGDEEGPLRRALHAPDGGAVGEVLRRLQAAFGPDRVYVEVQRHFLPGEDRVHSALATLAESHRLPLLATNGVLHATPEGRRVMDVFACLRHHTTLREAGRRLAANDERHLKSPDLMRRLFRDLPAAVENTVRLADRLRFELRDLGYEFPRFPVGSGETMEGVLRDWTWRGARNRYGGVVPDKVQALLHKELALIERLGFAGYFLIVADLVRYCRERDILAQGRGSAANSAVCYCLGITAVDPVRFNVLFERFLSESRKGWPDIDLDLPSGDRREQVIQEVYRRYGPHGAAMTGAFITYRGRSTAREIGKVLGLPADVLERFSALFASGDFPHTLDLLRQMETAGLSKAHPAAPAFATLYGQIRGLPRHLGQHSGGMILGQDRLNRFVPLENASMPGRVVAQWDKDDCEDLGIIKLDLLGLGMLAALQETVTLSAARGRPVDLARLPEDDPATFEMIRRADTIGVFQIESRAQMATLPRMRPETFYHLVIEVAIIRPGPIQGDLAHPYLRRRNGEEPVTYYGDEARLKPVLERTLGVPLFQEQMLAMAMTLADISGDEAEELRRAMSFHRSDERMQRATARLRAAMQRAGVAPAVTDHIVQAVGSFALYGFPESHAISFAFLAYASAYLKVHRTAEFFCALLNQQPMGFYVPATLIRDARRHGIRCRPVCVVRSRWETVIEEDGHLRLGLQQVDGLSRGAADQMLAARERVPFASLSEFLGRTRFTRDERRTLASIGALNALAPHRRAALWNVEREVRPDDLLDGVASGKIAEASPLRPMDAWERIQADYAGLRLTTGPHPMEPLRPALPGVLSAAALRRAPQGLRVEVAGQVICRQRPGTAKGVCFVSLEDETGIANVIVAPGLFERERLKITREPFLRIEGRVQQREGTTHVQAVRIHALEIARLRTAGSHDFG
- a CDS encoding DNA polymerase Y family protein; this encodes MFAVLHLPDFALQAVLRLDPGAASDPVALVDPGHSTPRVIQRTASAALAGVEEGQTAVQALARCRSVRVRHRSAVQEAVATEALVQVVFGFTPNVEITGPGMLTLDLRGLTALTSKEGDGSAAPLAAWARRLQSAVSGLGLNARVGAGPTPNVARHAARWSDGIERVTDAGVFIGSLPVAALEPSPHVAEILHQWGIRTVGEVLALGQAELAERLGLEAFALFAAASAGAVRPLNLVRPVERFEESLDLELPVETLEPLLFVLRRFAGQIECRLEACGRVAEALHLSLRLESGAVLERCLRVPQPTRAAGSLFRMLHTHLEGVRTDAPITGVGLRADPARPAQHQFSLFEAALRDPNQFQETLARLSALVGADRVGTPVREETHRPGAFRLLPPDFENAPTVPAARGNDRLRPTPMRRCRPALPATVTLQPSDADPAPEPRTVQSPVVSGRITLALGPRRLSGGWWEADGWREESWDVQIRHHQVWRLVCRDGAWTADAVAD
- a CDS encoding patatin-like phospholipase family protein is translated as MTPTAATGPNTSLPAEGPFSFQQLIACEEEQLGLAGSTGGGRRLECQVSDPGPAEEPWLVFTNRDRVGLALSGGGIRSATFNLGFLQALQDKNLLGLVDYVATVSGGGYVGGFWTAWRLHSAKADPTAALQFPEPTPQHLAVSGNPASLRDGRERPEIRHLREFSRFLMPRLGLFEVEMWNGVVAVLGGLMPSLSFAIAFAGGAWLLWLLMVAATVSVPWLVAGVVMAAATLGIHQLAERAWHAVHPAEAEELGDDSVRRLATLAAVLSAGLLVLLRWLWLRIPANGSRVFSGTAGIAEAAGPWIYAAAAAWGIAGGLLLAFRFIHLGNPDSREPRLYFSRALDRTIARCLAPALVWAGLGLLWQLAVTWSKAGDRWIGEHGGVTGGAAVGLGATFALLRRWLETSVKDAGKSGLLDRLKPLLPQWIANVTVVVFFLFLAQLLVGLEVNRPGMWLAAFAVCAGLVFLILKCLDPARIGLHDFYRSRIARCFLGAANPDALRQPTPPDYNRQTHERRRDDFTLGALQDATLRAAAPDARGSPLPLRPIHLVCCAANHLNGDPLSSLYRGARSAVVSQRGLSLGDQTRQLPALSFAAALTASASAFNSQMGAISMSLGPAVTFLMVALNLRLGLWLPHPGGNRPMVPTFPGRLFLCELFGWTNAAPPSGPDTTAPDYVHLSDGAHFENFGFYELIRRHCRYVILCDCGADPENTFDDFATSLRRVREDFGVEVEIDFAPLRPGPNGLSAQHVAVGTIHYDGLGGADKGTLLYVKPVLTGDEPCDVAQYRTLNPEFPQQTTADQFYDEAQWESYRRLGMHAGHVLFRFADEVPRDHRMAAERVFFRASRLWKPGWRDSSDELLALAQRAASLEAAIRDGAPPHLRAEFFPEVFPEAAVPPPSPDEEARTLFYLMQVAQLMEDAWSLCHLGTEAQHPVNEGWMAYISRWAVTPSLRRWWPLLASMYCYDFRKFLGSRFQLGVGREPGHPPQTPPRLTLHPVDRPDPAGMAWREWTHRGLQFAHQVRTPSEPAPQRQWFELRFEMAPLAGQATGTVLQVGFVPVERFSEDDVAVARLAAGDFFIPDALHGCGFIDVQLDALIGHFKSGGEVREMRVTFDTSDRRRDPNSRLKRVHWIGFFKSRHFAYRRRPGAPAGSEIEELSRDLRDTG